Within Corynebacterium jeddahense, the genomic segment GTGGCCGGGTCGTCCTGGCCGTGGTACTTCACCTCGAAGACGCGCAGGCACTCCCCGCACTTCCAGGCGAAGTCCGTCTCCTCGTTCGGCCACAGCTCCTCGCCGCCGCAGTACGGGCAGTACGAGGGGAAGTTGCGGTTGGGGTTCGGCTCGCGGCGAAAGCTCATCGCAGGGCCTCCTCGTCGGCGCGGGCGACCCAGGTGCGGAACGTCTCTCCGTCTTCGCGCTGGTCCACGTAGTGCTGCACCACCCGGGTGACGTAGTCCGTCAGCTCGGTGGAGAGCACCTTGTGGCCGCGCAGCTTGCGCCCGAAGTTCGCGCCCTCGCCGATCGTGCCGCCGAGGTGGACCTGGAAGCCCTCGACCTTCTCGCCGGCGCCGTTGTCCACCATCTGGCCCTTGAGCCCGATGTCGGAGACCTGGTGGCGCGCGCAGGCGTTCGGGCAGCCGTTGAGCGAGATGGTGATCGGGCTGTCGAGGTCGCCGAAGCGCTCCTCCAGCTCGTCCGCCAGCTCGATCGCGCGCGACTTCGTGGTCACGTGCGCGAGCTTGCAGTACTCGAGGCCGGTGCACGAAAGCAGCCCGCGCCGGAACTCGCTCGGGTTCGAGTACAACCCCATCTCCTCGAGCTCGGCTTGCAGCGTTTCGACGTCCTCCGGTTTCACCCCGAGCAGGAGCACCTCCTTGAACGGGGTGAAGCGCAGGTCGGTGACGCCGTAGCGTTCGGCGAGGCCAGCGAGCGCGATGAGCTGTTCGCCCGACATGTGGCCGAGCGTGGGCTTGACGCCGATGTAGACGTTGCCGTCTTTCTGCTCGTGCACGCCGATGTGGTCGCGGTCGACGAGGTTGTCGGGCGCCTTTGGGCCGTCGGGAAGCGAATAGCCCAGGTACTCCTCTTCGAGGACCCGGCGGAACTTCTCAATGCCCCACTCGGCGACGAGGAACTTCAGGCGCGCGCGGTTGCGCAGTCGGCGGTAGCCGTAGTCGCGGAAGATGCGCACGACGCCGGCCCACACCTCGGGCACCTGCTCGAGGGTGACGAATGCGCCGAGGGACTGCGCGAGCATCGGGTTGGTGGACAGGCCGCCGCCGACGTAGCACTCGAAGCCCGGGCCGAGCTCGGGGTGCTCGACGCCGATGAAGGCGAGGTCGTTGATCTCGTGGACGACGTCCTGGCGGGCGTTGCCGGAGATCGCCGTCTTGAACTTGCGGGGCAGGTTCTGGAACTCCTCGTTGGTGACGATCTTCTGGATCTCCCGGATCGCCGGCGTCGCGTCGATGATCTCGTCCTTGGCAATGCCGGCCACGGGCGAGCCGAGGATGACGCGCGGCACGTCGCCGCAGGCGTCCCAGGTGTTCAGGCCGTGCTGTTCGAGCGTCTCCCAGATCGTGGGAACGTCTTCGATGCGCACCCAGTGCAGCTGGATGTTCTGGCGGTCGGTGAGGTCCACGGTGGAGCGGGCGTAGTCGCGGGAGAGTTCGCCGACGGCGCGGGCCTGCGCGGTGGAGCAGATGCCGCCGTCGAAGCGCACGCGCATCATGAAGTACTTGTCCTCGAGCACGCTGTTGTCCTCGCCGGTGAACTCGCCGCCGAGGTTCTGCTTGCGCTGGGTGTACAGGCCGAGCCACTTGAACCGCGGGTAGAGGTCCTCGCGGTCGATGGAGTCGAAGCCGGTCTTGGAGTAGGTGTCGATGACGCGCTGCTTCACCTCGAGCACCGGGGCGGCCTGCTTGATCTCCTCGTCGTGGTTGAGCGGAGCCGTGCCGTCGATACGCCACTGCCCCTCCGGCTTCTTTGCGCGGGGTTTCGTGGGTGCGCTCATTCCCTCTCCCTCGAATAGACAGCTTGGTTCAAATCCAGCAGTGCCGGACGTGCTGTTGGCCCAGTGTGCCGTACTGCTCGGTCTAACACAACCGATCCACCGAAAGTGCCGGTTGGAGGCATGAATGAAAACTCGTAGCGCCGGTTTTGGGGCACACTCGGCATGAGCGAATGAAATTGCCCGGAAGTTTAAGACCGCTCTGTCTATGCGCTATAGTGTCCTGCGACAACGAACCCTTCCGCGAAAGGACCTGAGACTTATGAGTCTGCGCGTCGCCGTCGTCGGCGCTGGCCCCGCCGGCATTTACGCCTCCGACATGCTCATCCGCAACGAGGAGCACGACATCCACGTCGACCTCTTCGAGCAGATGCCCGCCCCGTTCGGCCTCATCCGCTACGGCGTGGCGCCCGACCACCCGCGCATCAAGGGCATCGTGAAGAGCCTGCACAACGTGCTGGACAAGGACAAGCTGCGCCTCATCGCCAACGTCACCGTCGGCCGGGACATCACTATCGACGACCTCCGGGACTACTACGACGCCGTCGTCCTCTCCACCGGCGCCGTGCGCGACCGCGAGCTGCTCATCCCGGGCGGCGACAAGTCCATCGGCGCCGGCGAGTTCGTCGGCTTCTACGACGGCAACCCCCGCTTTG encodes:
- a CDS encoding nitrite/sulfite reductase, giving the protein MSAPTKPRAKKPEGQWRIDGTAPLNHDEEIKQAAPVLEVKQRVIDTYSKTGFDSIDREDLYPRFKWLGLYTQRKQNLGGEFTGEDNSVLEDKYFMMRVRFDGGICSTAQARAVGELSRDYARSTVDLTDRQNIQLHWVRIEDVPTIWETLEQHGLNTWDACGDVPRVILGSPVAGIAKDEIIDATPAIREIQKIVTNEEFQNLPRKFKTAISGNARQDVVHEINDLAFIGVEHPELGPGFECYVGGGLSTNPMLAQSLGAFVTLEQVPEVWAGVVRIFRDYGYRRLRNRARLKFLVAEWGIEKFRRVLEEEYLGYSLPDGPKAPDNLVDRDHIGVHEQKDGNVYIGVKPTLGHMSGEQLIALAGLAERYGVTDLRFTPFKEVLLLGVKPEDVETLQAELEEMGLYSNPSEFRRGLLSCTGLEYCKLAHVTTKSRAIELADELEERFGDLDSPITISLNGCPNACARHQVSDIGLKGQMVDNGAGEKVEGFQVHLGGTIGEGANFGRKLRGHKVLSTELTDYVTRVVQHYVDQREDGETFRTWVARADEEALR